From the Buteo buteo chromosome 1, bButBut1.hap1.1, whole genome shotgun sequence genome, one window contains:
- the HGSNAT gene encoding heparan-alpha-glucosaminide N-acetyltransferase isoform X4 encodes MAAAAAALVAAAAALGALLMAPGLTQPHGEGPPEGSGAGPRGGAAAERRPPGRMDQALLLVRNELPAQGLRLAALSGSCHQCLYQFLAFVPPSNGSLRTPGTAAVMVDTQHPLTLLLNSSVGDRELCKIQYHFGEFGNYSLVVKTLSASTKTVSCDLVINEGPINSYLPIVFAFLVYMGILAILIVGRLFMKIDPVRNWVYKKLNPRETDHLINSVECGASANIIAIWWSHEGARSSKWGNKRKRKLGRTKTNTELGSPNTTDSVSGDPTPRLWSTASRQRLRSLDTFRGLSLVIMVFVNYGGGKYWFFKHESWNGLTVADLVFPWFVFIMGTSISLSLSSMLRRGSSKQKLLGKILWRSFLLILLGIIVVNPNYCLGPLSWDNLRIPGVLQRLGFTYLVVAALELLFTRAGAESGTLEMPCPALQDILPYWPQWIFILMLEVIWLCLTFLLPVPGCPRGYLGPGGIGDFGNYPNCTGGAAGYIDRLLLGEKHIYQHPSSSVIYQTTMPYDPEGILGTINTILMAFLGLQAGKIILFYKDQHKQIMSRFVIWSIVMGIISAILTKCSKEEGFIPINKNLWSISYVTTMSCFAFILLLLIYYLVDVKRLWSGAPFFYPGMNSILVYIGHEVFENYFPFKWKMQDSQSHAEHLTQNLTATTLWVIISYLLYRRRIFWKI; translated from the exons atggcggccgcggcggcggcgctggtggcggcggcggcggcgctgggcgCCCTGCTGATGGCGCCCGGCCTCACGCAGCCCCACGGGGAGGGCCCgccggaggggagcggggccgggccccgcggcggggcggcggcggagcggcggcccCCGGGGCGGATGGACCAGGCCCTGCTGCTCGTCCGTAACGAGCTGCCCGCGCAGGGCCTGCGCCTCGCCGCCCTCTCCGGCTCCTGCCACCAG TGCTTGTATCAGTTCCTGGCGTTTGTCCCACCAAGCAACGGGAGCCTGAGAACACCTGGCACGGCGGCGGTAATGGTCGATACCCAGCATCCACTCACGCTGCTGCTCAACAGCTCCGTGGGTGACAGAGAGCTCTGCAA GATTCAGTATCATTTTGGAGAGTTTGGCAATTATTCCCTTGTGGTAAAGACCCTAAGTGCAAGCACCAAAACTGTTTCTTGTGACCTAGTCATCAATGAAGGCCCTATCAACAGCTACCTCC CCATTGTCTTTGCTTTCCTGGTTTACATGGGGATCCTTGCTATCCTGATTGTGGGGCGCCTTTTTATGAA aattgATCCAGTCAGAAACTGGGTTTACAAGAAACTGAACCCCAGAGAAACTGATCATCTGATTAATTCT GTGGAGTGTGGAGCATCTGCAAATATTATTGCAATATGGTGGAGCCATGAAGGGGCTAGAAGTAGCAAGTggggaaacaaaaggaaaaggaagttgGGGAGAACAAAGACAAACACA GAGCTTGGGTCCCCGAACACAACAGACTCCGTTAGCGGTGATCCCACCCCGCGTTTGTGGAGCACAGCCTCTCGGCAGCGGCTGCGTTCCCTGGACACATTCCGAGG GCTCTCTCTTGTAATTATGGTGTTTGTTAACTATGGAGGAGGAAAATACTGGTTCTTCAAACATGAGAGTTGGAATG GATTAACAGTGGCAGATCTGGTGTTTCCATG GTTTGTGTTCATCATGGGGACATCGATATCATTGTCACTGAGCTCCATGCTGAGGCGGGGAAGTTCCAAGCAGAAGTTGCTTGGGAAAATCCTCTGGAGGAGTTTTCTGCTAATCCTGCTGGGAATCATAGTTGTGAATCCCAATTACTGCCTTGGACCAT TGTCCTGGGATAATCTGCGTATTCCTGGTGTGCTCCAGAGGCTGGGATTCACATACCTGGTGGTTGCTGCTCTCGAACTCCTGTTTACAAGAGCTGGGGCTGAGAGTGGAACCTTG GAGATGCCATGTCCTGCTCTGCAGGATATTCTCCCCTACTGGCCACAGTGGATTTTCATTCTGATGTTAGAAGTGATTTGGCTCTGCCTGACCTTTTTGTTACCAGTGCCAGGTTGTCCCAG GGGCTATCTTGGTCCTGGGGGCATTGGAGACTTTGGAAACTATCCCAACTGCACTGGAGGAGCGGCTGGTTACATTGATCGTTTGCTTCTTGGAGAAAAGCATATATATCAGCATCCTTCTTCAAGT GTGATTTACCAAACAACAATGCCGTATGATCCTGAAGGGATCCTGGGGACCATAAATACCATTCTTATGGCATTTCTGGGACTGCAG GCAGGAAAAATTATCTTGTTCTACAAAGACCAGCACAAACAAATTATGAGTCGGTTCGTCATATGGAGCATAGTAATG GGAATTATTTCTGCTATCTTGACAAAATGTTCTAAAGAAGAAGGGTTTATTCCCATAAACAAGAACTTATG GTCAATATCGTATGTGACAACCATGAGCTGCTTTGCCTTCATCCTCTTACTGCTGATATATTACCTTGTGGATGTCAAGAGACTATGGTCAGGTGCTCCATTTTTCTACCCAG GAATGAACTCAATCCTGGTCTACATTGGACACGAAGTGTTTGAAAACTATTTCCCTTTTAAGTGGAAGATGCAAGACAGTCAATCCCACGCAGAGCATCTGACTCAAAACCTCACTGCAACAACTCTTTGGGTCATAATATCATATTTACTTTACAGGAGAAGGATATTCTGGAAAATCTGA
- the HGSNAT gene encoding heparan-alpha-glucosaminide N-acetyltransferase isoform X1 has translation MAAAAAALVAAAAALGALLMAPGLTQPHGEGPPEGSGAGPRGGAAAERRPPGRMDQALLLVRNELPAQGLRLAALSGSCHQCLYQFLAFVPPSNGSLRTPGTAAVMVDTQHPLTLLLNSSVGDRELCKIQYHFGEFGNYSLVVKTLSASTKTVSCDLVINEGPINSYLPIVFAFLVYMGILAILIVGRLFMKIDPVRNWVYKKLNPRETDHLINSELGSPNTTDSVSGDPTPRLWSTASRQRLRSLDTFRGLSLVIMVFVNYGGGKYWFFKHESWNGLTVADLVFPWFVFIMGTSISLSLSSMLRRGSSKQKLLGKILWRSFLLILLGIIVVNPNYCLGPLSWDNLRIPGVLQRLGFTYLVVAALELLFTRAGAESGTLEMPCPALQDILPYWPQWIFILMLEVIWLCLTFLLPVPGCPRGYLGPGGIGDFGNYPNCTGGAAGYIDRLLLGEKHIYQHPSSSVIYQTTMPYDPEGILGTINTILMAFLGLQAGKIILFYKDQHKQIMSRFVIWSIVMGIISAILTKCSKEEGFIPINKNLWSISYVTTMSCFAFILLLLIYYLVDVKRLWSGAPFFYPGMNSILVYIGHEVFENYFPFKWKMQDSQSHAEHLTQNLTATTLWVIISYLLYRRRIFWKI, from the exons atggcggccgcggcggcggcgctggtggcggcggcggcggcgctgggcgCCCTGCTGATGGCGCCCGGCCTCACGCAGCCCCACGGGGAGGGCCCgccggaggggagcggggccgggccccgcggcggggcggcggcggagcggcggcccCCGGGGCGGATGGACCAGGCCCTGCTGCTCGTCCGTAACGAGCTGCCCGCGCAGGGCCTGCGCCTCGCCGCCCTCTCCGGCTCCTGCCACCAG TGCTTGTATCAGTTCCTGGCGTTTGTCCCACCAAGCAACGGGAGCCTGAGAACACCTGGCACGGCGGCGGTAATGGTCGATACCCAGCATCCACTCACGCTGCTGCTCAACAGCTCCGTGGGTGACAGAGAGCTCTGCAA GATTCAGTATCATTTTGGAGAGTTTGGCAATTATTCCCTTGTGGTAAAGACCCTAAGTGCAAGCACCAAAACTGTTTCTTGTGACCTAGTCATCAATGAAGGCCCTATCAACAGCTACCTCC CCATTGTCTTTGCTTTCCTGGTTTACATGGGGATCCTTGCTATCCTGATTGTGGGGCGCCTTTTTATGAA aattgATCCAGTCAGAAACTGGGTTTACAAGAAACTGAACCCCAGAGAAACTGATCATCTGATTAATTCT GAGCTTGGGTCCCCGAACACAACAGACTCCGTTAGCGGTGATCCCACCCCGCGTTTGTGGAGCACAGCCTCTCGGCAGCGGCTGCGTTCCCTGGACACATTCCGAGG GCTCTCTCTTGTAATTATGGTGTTTGTTAACTATGGAGGAGGAAAATACTGGTTCTTCAAACATGAGAGTTGGAATG GATTAACAGTGGCAGATCTGGTGTTTCCATG GTTTGTGTTCATCATGGGGACATCGATATCATTGTCACTGAGCTCCATGCTGAGGCGGGGAAGTTCCAAGCAGAAGTTGCTTGGGAAAATCCTCTGGAGGAGTTTTCTGCTAATCCTGCTGGGAATCATAGTTGTGAATCCCAATTACTGCCTTGGACCAT TGTCCTGGGATAATCTGCGTATTCCTGGTGTGCTCCAGAGGCTGGGATTCACATACCTGGTGGTTGCTGCTCTCGAACTCCTGTTTACAAGAGCTGGGGCTGAGAGTGGAACCTTG GAGATGCCATGTCCTGCTCTGCAGGATATTCTCCCCTACTGGCCACAGTGGATTTTCATTCTGATGTTAGAAGTGATTTGGCTCTGCCTGACCTTTTTGTTACCAGTGCCAGGTTGTCCCAG GGGCTATCTTGGTCCTGGGGGCATTGGAGACTTTGGAAACTATCCCAACTGCACTGGAGGAGCGGCTGGTTACATTGATCGTTTGCTTCTTGGAGAAAAGCATATATATCAGCATCCTTCTTCAAGT GTGATTTACCAAACAACAATGCCGTATGATCCTGAAGGGATCCTGGGGACCATAAATACCATTCTTATGGCATTTCTGGGACTGCAG GCAGGAAAAATTATCTTGTTCTACAAAGACCAGCACAAACAAATTATGAGTCGGTTCGTCATATGGAGCATAGTAATG GGAATTATTTCTGCTATCTTGACAAAATGTTCTAAAGAAGAAGGGTTTATTCCCATAAACAAGAACTTATG GTCAATATCGTATGTGACAACCATGAGCTGCTTTGCCTTCATCCTCTTACTGCTGATATATTACCTTGTGGATGTCAAGAGACTATGGTCAGGTGCTCCATTTTTCTACCCAG GAATGAACTCAATCCTGGTCTACATTGGACACGAAGTGTTTGAAAACTATTTCCCTTTTAAGTGGAAGATGCAAGACAGTCAATCCCACGCAGAGCATCTGACTCAAAACCTCACTGCAACAACTCTTTGGGTCATAATATCATATTTACTTTACAGGAGAAGGATATTCTGGAAAATCTGA
- the POMK gene encoding protein O-mannose kinase: protein MEKKPHFLRREFPPREVSSVSLALLLAAVLLLNALLYLYLNKFYTSSGRAETDPSLCPFGYFRLGAVKNCSPWLSCEAINREVRKLKRVGEGAVKKVFLSEWKENKVVLSQLTNSELKEDFLHGLKMLKALQSKHVVRLLGYCEQQFTILTEYHPLGSLRGLNETLHIPKYKGMNTWHRRLMLAIDYVSIIRYLHSSPLGTLVMCDSNDLDKVLSQYLLTSDFHILVNDLDALPLVNRSAGRLVKCGHRELRGEFVAPEQRWPYGEEVPFEDDLMPPYDEKTDIWKIPDVSNFLLGHVEGSDIVRLHLFDIHAACKKKDPAERPSAQEVLDTYRKVLTLLIREAAMPGTREML, encoded by the exons ATGGAAAAGAAACCGCACTTCCTTAGGAGGGAGTTTCCTCCCAGGGAGGTGTCATCCGTCTCGTTGGCGTTACTGCTTGCGGCCGTCCTGCTCCTGAATGCCCTTCTCTACCTGTACCTCAACAAGTTTTACACCTCTTCGGGACGTGCCGAAACGGACCCCAGCCTCTGCCCTTTCGGGTACTTCAGATTGGGAGCGGTGAAGAATTGTTCCCCGTGGCTCTCCTGCGAAGCCATAAATAGGGAAGTCAGGAAACTCAAGCGTGTTGGTGAAGGCGCTGTGAAAAAG GTCTTCCTTTCTgagtggaaggaaaacaaagtggtCCTTTCACAGCTCACCAActcagagctgaaggaggactTTCTCCATGGACTGAAGATGCTGAAAGCACTTCAGAGCAAGCATGTTGTCCGGCTGCTTGGCTACTGCGAGCAGCAGTTCACAATCCTTACTGAGTACCATCCTCTAGGCTCCCTGAGGGGCCTGAATGAAACTCTCCACATTCCAAAGTACAAGGGCATGAACACCTGGCATCGCAGGTTGATGCTTGCTATAGACTATGTGAGCATCATTCGGTACCTGCACAGCAGCCCTCTGGGCACCTTAGTGATGTGCGACTCGAATGACCTGGACAAGGTGCTCTCTCAGTATCTCCTAACAAGTGACTTTCACATCCTGGTGAATGATCTGGACGCTTTGCCTCTTGTGAACAGGAGTGCCGGCAGGCTGGTGAAGTGTGGTCATCGGGAGCTCCGGGGCGAGTTTGTAGCTCCTGAGCAGCGTTGGCCCTATGGAGAAGAGGTGCCATTCGAGGATGACCTCATGCCTCCCTATGACGAGAAGACAGACATCTGGAAAATCCCAGATGTCTCCAATTTTTTGTTGGGCCACGTTGAAGGAAGTGACATTGTGCGACTGCATTTGTTTGACATCCATGCAGCATGTAAGAAGAAGGACCCGGCTGAAAGGCCTTCTGCCCAAGAGGTCTTAGACACCTACAGGAAAGTTTTAACTCTGCTTATTCGGGAGGCAGCCATGCCTGGTACTAGGGAAATGTTATAG
- the HGSNAT gene encoding heparan-alpha-glucosaminide N-acetyltransferase isoform X3: MGILAILIVGRLFMKIDPVRNWVYKKLNPRETDHLINSELGSPNTTDSVSGDPTPRLWSTASRQRLRSLDTFRGLSLVIMVFVNYGGGKYWFFKHESWNGLTVADLVFPWFVFIMGTSISLSLSSMLRRGSSKQKLLGKILWRSFLLILLGIIVVNPNYCLGPLSWDNLRIPGVLQRLGFTYLVVAALELLFTRAGAESGTLEMPCPALQDILPYWPQWIFILMLEVIWLCLTFLLPVPGCPRGYLGPGGIGDFGNYPNCTGGAAGYIDRLLLGEKHIYQHPSSSVIYQTTMPYDPEGILGTINTILMAFLGLQAGKIILFYKDQHKQIMSRFVIWSIVMGIISAILTKCSKEEGFIPINKNLWSISYVTTMSCFAFILLLLIYYLVDVKRLWSGAPFFYPGMNSILVYIGHEVFENYFPFKWKMQDSQSHAEHLTQNLTATTLWVIISYLLYRRRIFWKI; this comes from the exons ATGGGGATCCTTGCTATCCTGATTGTGGGGCGCCTTTTTATGAA aattgATCCAGTCAGAAACTGGGTTTACAAGAAACTGAACCCCAGAGAAACTGATCATCTGATTAATTCT GAGCTTGGGTCCCCGAACACAACAGACTCCGTTAGCGGTGATCCCACCCCGCGTTTGTGGAGCACAGCCTCTCGGCAGCGGCTGCGTTCCCTGGACACATTCCGAGG GCTCTCTCTTGTAATTATGGTGTTTGTTAACTATGGAGGAGGAAAATACTGGTTCTTCAAACATGAGAGTTGGAATG GATTAACAGTGGCAGATCTGGTGTTTCCATG GTTTGTGTTCATCATGGGGACATCGATATCATTGTCACTGAGCTCCATGCTGAGGCGGGGAAGTTCCAAGCAGAAGTTGCTTGGGAAAATCCTCTGGAGGAGTTTTCTGCTAATCCTGCTGGGAATCATAGTTGTGAATCCCAATTACTGCCTTGGACCAT TGTCCTGGGATAATCTGCGTATTCCTGGTGTGCTCCAGAGGCTGGGATTCACATACCTGGTGGTTGCTGCTCTCGAACTCCTGTTTACAAGAGCTGGGGCTGAGAGTGGAACCTTG GAGATGCCATGTCCTGCTCTGCAGGATATTCTCCCCTACTGGCCACAGTGGATTTTCATTCTGATGTTAGAAGTGATTTGGCTCTGCCTGACCTTTTTGTTACCAGTGCCAGGTTGTCCCAG GGGCTATCTTGGTCCTGGGGGCATTGGAGACTTTGGAAACTATCCCAACTGCACTGGAGGAGCGGCTGGTTACATTGATCGTTTGCTTCTTGGAGAAAAGCATATATATCAGCATCCTTCTTCAAGT GTGATTTACCAAACAACAATGCCGTATGATCCTGAAGGGATCCTGGGGACCATAAATACCATTCTTATGGCATTTCTGGGACTGCAG GCAGGAAAAATTATCTTGTTCTACAAAGACCAGCACAAACAAATTATGAGTCGGTTCGTCATATGGAGCATAGTAATG GGAATTATTTCTGCTATCTTGACAAAATGTTCTAAAGAAGAAGGGTTTATTCCCATAAACAAGAACTTATG GTCAATATCGTATGTGACAACCATGAGCTGCTTTGCCTTCATCCTCTTACTGCTGATATATTACCTTGTGGATGTCAAGAGACTATGGTCAGGTGCTCCATTTTTCTACCCAG GAATGAACTCAATCCTGGTCTACATTGGACACGAAGTGTTTGAAAACTATTTCCCTTTTAAGTGGAAGATGCAAGACAGTCAATCCCACGCAGAGCATCTGACTCAAAACCTCACTGCAACAACTCTTTGGGTCATAATATCATATTTACTTTACAGGAGAAGGATATTCTGGAAAATCTGA
- the HGSNAT gene encoding heparan-alpha-glucosaminide N-acetyltransferase isoform X2 — translation MVDTQHPLTLLLNSSVGDRELCKIQYHFGEFGNYSLVVKTLSASTKTVSCDLVINEGPINSYLPIVFAFLVYMGILAILIVGRLFMKIDPVRNWVYKKLNPRETDHLINSELGSPNTTDSVSGDPTPRLWSTASRQRLRSLDTFRGLSLVIMVFVNYGGGKYWFFKHESWNGLTVADLVFPWFVFIMGTSISLSLSSMLRRGSSKQKLLGKILWRSFLLILLGIIVVNPNYCLGPLSWDNLRIPGVLQRLGFTYLVVAALELLFTRAGAESGTLEMPCPALQDILPYWPQWIFILMLEVIWLCLTFLLPVPGCPRGYLGPGGIGDFGNYPNCTGGAAGYIDRLLLGEKHIYQHPSSSVIYQTTMPYDPEGILGTINTILMAFLGLQAGKIILFYKDQHKQIMSRFVIWSIVMGIISAILTKCSKEEGFIPINKNLWSISYVTTMSCFAFILLLLIYYLVDVKRLWSGAPFFYPGMNSILVYIGHEVFENYFPFKWKMQDSQSHAEHLTQNLTATTLWVIISYLLYRRRIFWKI, via the exons ATGGTCGATACCCAGCATCCACTCACGCTGCTGCTCAACAGCTCCGTGGGTGACAGAGAGCTCTGCAA GATTCAGTATCATTTTGGAGAGTTTGGCAATTATTCCCTTGTGGTAAAGACCCTAAGTGCAAGCACCAAAACTGTTTCTTGTGACCTAGTCATCAATGAAGGCCCTATCAACAGCTACCTCC CCATTGTCTTTGCTTTCCTGGTTTACATGGGGATCCTTGCTATCCTGATTGTGGGGCGCCTTTTTATGAA aattgATCCAGTCAGAAACTGGGTTTACAAGAAACTGAACCCCAGAGAAACTGATCATCTGATTAATTCT GAGCTTGGGTCCCCGAACACAACAGACTCCGTTAGCGGTGATCCCACCCCGCGTTTGTGGAGCACAGCCTCTCGGCAGCGGCTGCGTTCCCTGGACACATTCCGAGG GCTCTCTCTTGTAATTATGGTGTTTGTTAACTATGGAGGAGGAAAATACTGGTTCTTCAAACATGAGAGTTGGAATG GATTAACAGTGGCAGATCTGGTGTTTCCATG GTTTGTGTTCATCATGGGGACATCGATATCATTGTCACTGAGCTCCATGCTGAGGCGGGGAAGTTCCAAGCAGAAGTTGCTTGGGAAAATCCTCTGGAGGAGTTTTCTGCTAATCCTGCTGGGAATCATAGTTGTGAATCCCAATTACTGCCTTGGACCAT TGTCCTGGGATAATCTGCGTATTCCTGGTGTGCTCCAGAGGCTGGGATTCACATACCTGGTGGTTGCTGCTCTCGAACTCCTGTTTACAAGAGCTGGGGCTGAGAGTGGAACCTTG GAGATGCCATGTCCTGCTCTGCAGGATATTCTCCCCTACTGGCCACAGTGGATTTTCATTCTGATGTTAGAAGTGATTTGGCTCTGCCTGACCTTTTTGTTACCAGTGCCAGGTTGTCCCAG GGGCTATCTTGGTCCTGGGGGCATTGGAGACTTTGGAAACTATCCCAACTGCACTGGAGGAGCGGCTGGTTACATTGATCGTTTGCTTCTTGGAGAAAAGCATATATATCAGCATCCTTCTTCAAGT GTGATTTACCAAACAACAATGCCGTATGATCCTGAAGGGATCCTGGGGACCATAAATACCATTCTTATGGCATTTCTGGGACTGCAG GCAGGAAAAATTATCTTGTTCTACAAAGACCAGCACAAACAAATTATGAGTCGGTTCGTCATATGGAGCATAGTAATG GGAATTATTTCTGCTATCTTGACAAAATGTTCTAAAGAAGAAGGGTTTATTCCCATAAACAAGAACTTATG GTCAATATCGTATGTGACAACCATGAGCTGCTTTGCCTTCATCCTCTTACTGCTGATATATTACCTTGTGGATGTCAAGAGACTATGGTCAGGTGCTCCATTTTTCTACCCAG GAATGAACTCAATCCTGGTCTACATTGGACACGAAGTGTTTGAAAACTATTTCCCTTTTAAGTGGAAGATGCAAGACAGTCAATCCCACGCAGAGCATCTGACTCAAAACCTCACTGCAACAACTCTTTGGGTCATAATATCATATTTACTTTACAGGAGAAGGATATTCTGGAAAATCTGA